A window of Rhinolophus ferrumequinum isolate MPI-CBG mRhiFer1 chromosome 23, mRhiFer1_v1.p, whole genome shotgun sequence genomic DNA:
cagcctgACCCTGCTCCCTTCCAGGAATCCGGCATATGCCCTCCTGGGGGTGGAAGAGGGCTTGATAGTCAAGTTCTCCCCGCCTCTCCCCGGAAACCAGTGGAGGGGAGGACAGGAGGTGCCTGGGCCTCTCCTGACATGGTAACCTTGTCTGAGGAACTGATACTCCTTCTCGGGCTCCCCACTGTGTCACCGGCAGGCTCCGCTGGGAGAGGGACAGCCTGGGGCAGGCAGAAACAGAACTGGCTTCTTTCCTTTGTGAACTATGTAGGCTAATTTACTGTGaacctgggcaagtcactgcccTGTTTGGGGTCAGATTCTCTCAAATTCTGTGAAACGGGAGGACAGGATGTCCCTGGCCTCTCCAGATGGTATTCTTGGTTCTGAGGAGAGCCCCTGTCTCCTGCAGTTAGGGACTCTGAAAAAGACGCTAAGAATGTGTTGGGGAAGAGTGTGTGTTGAACTTAAGTGAAACCCTGACTCTTCTGACAAATGGACACCTTCATATTTGAATTAATTAGAGAAGTAATGAGCTTGGCCCAGGGCTGCTGTTCTGTGGGCAGACAGAACCTCAGCCTAGGAGCTAAGAGAAAGGATGGTAGGCTTTCCAAATGTTTCCCTTACCCTCTTGAACTCTAGGGGATGTGGCAGATGTACTTGTAGGACCTTGGGAATGTTCTTTGCCTCCCTGGAcctttaatattttccttttgaaagttCTCAGCAGGGGTGGACCTCAGGTTCTGCTGTGACTAGCTAGGTTCCCATGGGATAGGAGCTGAGTGACACTTAGGGGTACTGGAGTAGATGGTGCATGAGGGCAGAAACGGTGCCTCTCCATGTCCTGTGTGGTGTTGGCAAAATAGACCTGTGGGAGATACTTGGAAGATTAAAAACAAGAGTGCGCTTATGTACTCTTGAGTCACTCGGTCTGGGGCAGCGCCCTGACCTGAGGCTGTTCTGGGTGTGGGTGAGCCAGCCTTGCCTGTCCCAGCCCAGTCTGACTCAGTTGGGAAAGGTGTCCGAGACTGGGCCAGACCAGAGCCAGCAGCCCTCTCTGCCACATAGAACCCTGGCATAGCGTATGCTCCGGCCGGCCTGGGTGGGTGGAATCGCTGGCTCCAAAGTCAGGCAGCCCTACACGGAATCCTCACTTCTTCATCGGCTACTTATGtcatcaaaagaaaataactccATGTCTTTAATGCCCACTTTCCTCccttgtaaaatggggttaaagACATGGCTTTAGAGTGACTAAGAACAGGGGTGTCACATACAAACAGGTGCTTAGTAAATGGTACCTAGTACTATAGTTATATTCTGATTATTctcacctttattatttttattatcccagAATGGGATAgagacttgcctaaggtcacacagcaaatcaggggccaggaggggcctAGGACTCCAGGCCTAGTCATCTTCCAGCACCCACCCAAGTTTACCTCCTCGAATGCCTGTGTCATTGCTTTTTGTGGCTCAGAGGCTGTGGCCTCCCATTAGCCAGGCTATCGGCTGACCtgtctccttttttccccagATCCGAGAGACTGAGGTCATCGACCCCCAAGACCTCCTAGAAGGCCGATACTTTTCTGGAGCTCTCCCCGACGACGAGGATGTGGTGGGGCCCGGGCAGGAACCCGATGACTTTGAGCTGTCTGGCTCTGGAGATCTGGGTATGGAGGGTGAGGTGGGCTGGCCAGGGCTCGGGGCCGCGTGGATGGCAGGGAGTGCGGCCTCTCCTCCTAGGAGGGGGACCACACCTGAAGCCTTTGATTTTTGTGGGGATGTTCCTGGAGTGCCCCTCCTCCCTCAAATAAGCGGAAACAAAAGTAACTGGATCAGTCGTTTCCATCCCCGAGACCCTTCTTGGGCTAGTTGTTGTAACTACTAGGTTTTCTGAGCACCAGCCTGAACTTGTTCACCTAGGGCACagtgagggtggggaaggagaactgatAGAGTGTTTGTCTTCCTTTGAAAGGAAAAAGACCTGGGGGCCTGCAAGAGCTGAGGTGTAGGTGGGGAACCAAGAACAAACCCCTGCTTCCGAGGGGGGTGGGAGTAGGTGAAGGCACCCAGACTTCCAGGGTCTTCTGTGAGTGTCTGGCCCTGGCTGCTGGGCCAGACAGAGTGACTAGGAAACATCCCTCCTGTGTGTGGGATGGTGTAATCATTCAAAGTTTGAGCTTTGGAGTCGCATAGTCGTTGGTTTCTGagtctgcaaaatgggaataggaATGACAGTACATCAGTGTTATGGGGATTGCACTGGGTTGTAGCTCTGTGCACGTACCAAGGACTCGTATGTTTTAATATTGCAATTTCTAATGTTTAATATTGCAGTCTAGACTCTTGCCTTTTGAAACGAGtcccctggggatcttgttataaatgcagattctgagtcaGTGGGCCCTGAAGTTCAGTATTTCTAGCCCCCAGGTGGTACTGTCGGTCCCTGGATTCACCAGCCATGGCTGAAAGGGGGTCACTTATCTGGGGGTAACTGACCTCATACTCATATAGCCTTTCTGCCCTTACAGATGACTCAGAGGACCCCAGAATCTTCCCCGAAGTTATCCAACCCTTGGTAAGTAGCTACGTGCTTTGCCTCTCCCCGTGCTCCCGTGTGAAACCCGTTGAGAAGAGCAGAAGAAATCAGGGTCTCACCTCACCATCAAGAAGACTTTTATTTGTGGCCTTGGGCTCCTCTGGAGCAAGCACCACTGAATCATGGGTAGACCATCCTCCCAAGGATAGTCACTGTCAACACTTAGATATGTTTCCCACCCCTTTTCTGTGGTTGTATAGATATTTCCCAACATGAATGTCAAATTATATACACAgttttatatattgcatttttcaCTTAAAGTGGTCATGCATATTTCCCCACATAATTAAATGTTCTTCCTATTTTTATAGGCTGCATAATTATAGTTCACCCAATTTCCCTGATTGATGGAAAAGTTATAATTTTTCGATATTCTGAAATTATAGCACTACAGCACGCATCTTTTGTACAAATCTCTAATTAGCTCCTTAGGACAGAGTCGCAGAGGCAAAATTGCTGCATTCAAGGGCCAGCAATTTCTGCAGTTTTGCCCAACTGCCCTCCAGAGTGGTTACTCTTAGAATACACGCCGAGCAGCAGTGCGTGGGGTCACTGGCTTCCCTGTGCCCTCGTCACATTATTCATTCCCATTTTGGAGGCAGATCTACTAGAAAAGCTGCAGGGAAGGATTTCACAGCATAATTAGTGAATTGTTGCTGATTTCTGCTTCAGGACCACATGGTTCTGTCAGCAACATGGCCGAAGCAGATTCCCCTGTCCCCTGGCCTGCATGCCTGAAtgtccctgtcccctgccctgggTGCCTCCCCAAACCATGCTGAGcatttgtctcttctcctccttcccccatccaggagcccTTAGATAACCGCATCCCTGAGAGGACAGGGCCTGGGAGCTGGGTCCCCACCGAACCCAAGGAGCTGGAGGAGAACGAGGTCATCCCCAAGAGGCTCTCCCCACCGCTCGAGGGGAACGAGGATATGTCCAACAGGGTGTCCATGTCCAGCACTGCCCAGGCCAGCAACATTTTTGAGAGAACAGAGGTCCTGGCAGGTAAGGTCCTCGCAGGATACCCCAAAGAGGGGCAGGTCTCCATGGGAGGTAGTGCTGCACTCAGGACTCCTTAGCCCGGGAGGCGCCTTGGGGCCCCTTCCTTAGAGCCAGACCCAGGGTGTCCTGGCCTTGACTCCACCTGTGGGTGGTCGGGGGACGCTCTGACTGTGCAGCCTGGTGGAGGGGGAGGAAAATTGCACATCAAAGGCTTCTAAAGAATAGACAAGCTGAGTCATTCACTTGCTTTAAGTCCTCTCTTATTTTCAGAGCTTAGGTTTGGTAGCTGGGGAGTTAATTATTAAAAGTTAACATTCTTTGAAAATCTCCCTTGAAAGCCTAGAGGTTCCTTAGCATTGGGCTGGCTTTCCTTCCCCCTGCTTTATCACTTGTGACAGTGGCTGAGAAGAATTTTGAACCTCAGTGGAGATGAGCCTCCGGTTCCTCCTctgaaaatggggacaatgatacCTCCTTGGGTTGGTATAATGACTCTGAAATAACTCGGCAAACTGTAAAGGGCTGTTCTGATTTGTTAGCCTAAAATATAAGGATGAACAAGCCTGGTGAGTGGGCACCCTGGGCTGGGCCCAGGCTAGGTAACTCCCATCTCCTGGTAACCAGCTGGGCCAGTAGCTCCCAGGAGGCTTGATGTATAAGCAAAGAGCCTTGTGTCCTGTCTCCATCAGGACAGATAAAAGATCTTGCGTGCATCTTGTAGATGAAGTTCCCTGGGAGTATAATCCCAGGTGACTTTGGGCCCAGCTAAGCCTTGCCCCTGGCCTCCTGATACCTGAGCCAACGTTGTTTTCACTTTCCCTTCACTACTTTCTGTGTGATACAGGTGTGGTTGAGGGTGCTGTTGGAACTAGAAGGGCCCTTAGAGACCATTTAGTCTTGTAAGTTTCAAACAACTTGGAAGTTTTAGAGGTAAAGCCTCCCCCATCTTTCTTCAGAGTTTCACTTTTCAGCTGGCATATGTGGGATTTGGATAAGGTTTTGCTTTTACCAACTGAGGATTCTACCGCTgttaaagaaaattgtttttttcctctaaaaccttaaaagtagttttaaaaaacactgataTAGTATAAAGCAACTATTTCTCatacatggggaaactgaggcccagagaaagcaAACCACTTGCTTTCCAAAGTCACAAAACCAGGAAACGGTTTTGAACCTAGGACCATAGTCACTTCTGAGACCGTATTTGAACCATGACTTTGTGAGGCAGCCCAGTACAGACCTACTAGAGGAGCTGGGGTCATCAGAGGGAAAGGTGATGGCGACAGGTGTGGGGTTGATATCTGATAACCCCTGTGCTTTTCCTGGCATCTCCTGGGGGTACTTTGTTGCTGCTTTTTCATAGAGTTTTAGCCAAGAAAGAACCTTACTTGGCTCCTATGCCCCCATTCTGTGCAGAGCTGTGGAGTGTGTGCAGGGACAGAAAATTAATCTTCTTAGCCTGACTAAGACCGAATTAGGGGACTCAGTCTGCCACAGAAAGGATTCTGTGAGACATCCCTGGCCAGTCAACAAACAGGATGGAGCCATTCAGGCCCCCTGGCATAGAGCAGAGAACATCCATTCCCCTGAGGTTAGGAGCCCTCCACAGCTGCCTGACACTGGCCAGGTGCCCTTCGGCTGTGCTCTTCTCTGAGCCAAACTGTAAGcatcatttattaagtacttcCTGTTGTGCCAGGCCCGATtcagggtgctggggacacaaagaaaccaCAGACGTTTACAGTGAATGAGCAGCGAGCATATGCTATGTTACACACTTCTAAGCACTTTAAGTAGACTCATGTATTTAATCCTTAGGACAAACATGGTTGAGATGAAGGAACCTGCCTAAGGTCACCCAGTCAGTGAGGAGGAGAGATGGCAGTGGACGCTAGGTCTTAACCACAGAGCTACATTCTTAGGCTCATAAACCACCATCTATAATTATCTATAACATAATAGCATGGACATGCTAGTGTGTTACACCTGTGTGTACATAGACACGTATACCTGTCTATAGAAGTATAAGCCAGCATGGGTATGTGTGCACACAGGGACCGCAAGGGGActgggatttttcttgcttctggCTCAGTTAAGGCTAAGCTGATGTTTAGAAAGAGCCTAGCTTTGGACCCAGGCAAATGTAGGTTGGCATGGTGGCTTTGCCACGCTGATCCTAGGGTCTTCAGGGACTTCTAGTGACCCCCTTCTCGTAAGTGaggttgtgagaatcaaataagtCATCAGCAGGCTGGGCACAGGTGGTGGTGATTGTGAGGGTGTCTAGTTGTAAGAACCAACAGGGTGGATGAGGGAGGATACGAACCCCAATGTCCCGATGAGCAGCTCTCaccttgctgttccctctgttcccTGCAGCTCTGATTGTGGGCGGCGGCGTGGGCATCCTGTTTGCCATTTTCCTGGTTCTGCTGCTGGTATACCGCATGAAGAAGAAGGACGAAGGCAGCTATGACCTGGGCAAGAAACCCATCTACAAAAAAGCCCCCACCAACGAGTTCTATGCCTGAAGCTTCCTCACGGGCACTGGCTTGGACTTGAGGGGGGTGGGAGGCTGAAGGATTTTGGAGGGTGGACATTAAGGTAGGGGGAGGGCCACCTAACACTGACCTGTCAGCATCTTCAGCTCTGACTACATTTTAAGTGTCAGGAGAGACATCATCTTCTACTGTTCCTGCCTCATTCTTGATTCTCTGGGCCTCAAATGTCCCAGCAGAAAAACGAGGCTCAACTTGGCTTTTCTGAAGGCAAATCTAGAATTGGATCATTTCTTCATCTTCCGGTTTAGAATCTAGGCCCAGTATAGAGCCTGTACTGACCATGCCTCATCCAGAGCCCCTCTGAAGCTGTCGTATGAGTCCTGCTGGAGATCTGCTCCTAgcgccttcctccctcctcccccgaCCCCCCTCCGCCCCCTTCACTGCCGGTCCCTCTGCCAGGAACTGGGAGAAGGAACTAGAACCATCTGCACCTTGAGATgtgtccatcaaaggacacttgaGTCCACACTACAGGAGTCTGTGGTATACTTGGGCCATTCTAGGCTCTTCCAAGTGACTTTTAGAAATCAACCTTTTTTatttggggagggagggtgaggagaaAAGCTGAAAACTCATACTAAAATGGATCGGTAGAATCTATTGGTAAATCTCTTTTTAGGGGGGTGTTTTTTTAACAGTTCATTCCTTTGTGTAGCGCCTCTGCCTGGCCGGAATGCACAGGTGCTGAGGTGTTCTCCGCTCTCTTGCACATTTCCACAGTACCTGCTAAGTTTGTatttaatggttttgtttttgtttttgtttctcgaAAATGAGAGAAGAGCCggagatataatttttattaatttttttttttactatttatagcTTCAGACAgggcctctctttcctctttttctttaaatcccctccccatttttttttttttaatatattttacactCCTGTTCATGACTTTGACCCTTTCTGAAGCTGCTTCCTCTAAGAAGTAGCTTTTGCTGAGACATAGTTTTCTGGCAGATCCCAAAATATAAGGGATAGTGGGAtttttgtgtctcttttcttGTAATATATTATTCTTCCTTGGTtctagaaaaatagataaatatattttttcaggaGCTAGTGTGATATTTCCAATTTAAAGTTGGCTGGGTGGTTGAGTGAGTGAACTTTTATGTGGCTGAGTGGGTTTGCCTCTTTCTCTTACCCCGTTCGTGGTGCCTTCTTTACATTGGGCTAAGATAGCTGAGGGCAGATAGTTCTGCCTTCTTTCTAGCTTCAGCTTTGAGTCCAGCTGGTATGCcttcatttttccaaatttcAGAGAAAACTGGAGAGCTGAGCTAGCCAATACAGTAACcaatagccacgtgtggctatttaaatCAATTACAattacataaagttaaaaatccATTTCTCAGTCACACTCACCACATTTCAAGTGGTCAgttgccacatgtggctggtggctgctgCAGCGAGCAGGCAGGTAGAGACCATTTCCATCTGTCGGACAGCACTTCTAGAGAACTAAACTGGCTTAGCAAGTCACAGTCCCAGCTTTGTTGGGATGACTTTTGTCTCCCTGGGCaaaggcagggtgggggtggggagggctgatTAGGCCCTAGTTCTGGAGCCTGTTACGGCCACCTTCCCCCTCCAGAGAGAGGTGGCATAGCCTGGGCAGGCTGTGTCTTCTGACCCCACTGGCTGGGGTTAGGGGAAATCAGCCTTGCTTTCTGCACCCTTCACCCCCAAAACCCAGGGTTCCCAGCTGGCTGGGTCCTCTTCTCTACtgactccctcctcccccttccctttcctctggcTATGTTGGGAGAGAGCAACTCTTGTAGCCACCTCACACTGTTGTCTGTTACTGATTTTTtgataaaaagataataaaacctTGTACTTTCTAGATGGCCTGCCTCTGTGATTTTAAAGTTTGTAAGAAGTCATCCTTTCTGGGCTATGTAGCCCTTGGCCTCGGTGGAGCCTGCCCTGACTAAATGCCCTTTGTGGTGCCAGATACCGGGGGCAGAGATGTAAGAAGCCAGGAAAGGGcttggagaggagggaagaaagtcGGCACGTGCAGGTTGTGGCCTGTGGGGCGTGTTGCACCTACCTCAGTGTTTTGTTTAGGCGGCACcgtgtttaaaaaacaaacacagaagtcCTTGGATTAGTTGCCAACTACAGAAATTAGGCCGTTTCccataaaaattcagattccccACTTCTCTTGGGAAAAAGAAGGTTTGACAACTCTCAGGCTTCGTGGCAACAATTGGCAGTTGCCAACAGGCGCCAGCCGGTTTAGACGTGAGTTCTCTGTCTTGCCACAGTCTCCTTCTGCCAGCTTTATTCACGTCACCTGCTCACTCACGTCACCTGCTGGGCCTCAGTGGCCATTTGAGTTGGCAGGCTCTACATGTCTCTCGATCCACAGAACAACCCAGTGAAGTGGGTTAAATCCTTTAGACCAAGGGACCACCTGCCCTTAGCTTGTCTGCAAACTAAACAATCCCATGGCCTTGGACTTCCGCAGCTTTCCCTTGGTGCTGTGTTGGCTCAGTGTTTCCCTGGGGTCCAGGGAAGAATAGAAACAGGATTTGGTAGTGGAAataccccccgcccccgcctccaTGTCACACATGCATGTACCAGGAACCCATtctatgttttacacctggaTCCATTTAATCACAATTCCACGAAGTAGGTGCTGTTagcactcccattttacagatggggaaactgcaGCTAAGAGGTTAGATAACTTGCCTAAATCGATACAGTTACCAAAGGCAGAGGTGGGACCGGAACCCAGGCAGGCGGGATCTACTCTGCTCATAACCACACTGCCCATCAGAGGGCTTATGTCATCCAGGGCCCCTTCACTGGGGGCTGCTCAGGCCCCACAAACCTCTGAAGCAGAGTCTGGTCTCCAATCTCCCGAGACCCCCACCACACTTGGTCTTCCTGAGCCCCATGAGGCTTGACTGGGTCTCTGCTCCTTGTAACAGGTCTTGCAGAAGCCCTCACGTCTCTTCCATCTGTACTATCTTAATAGCTGTTAGTCATATGTGGCTatttcaactttaattaaaattaaaaaaattaaaattgcagtCCCCCAGTTGCACTAACTAGCCTCGTTTCAAGGGCTCAGCAGGTACATGCAGTTGGTGGCTACTCTATTGGACCATgcagacacagaacatttccattgtCGCAGAAATTTCTGTTCATGTTTTGTTGGGTGGTGCCAAACCTCTGGGTTGGGATTCCAGCTTTCACCAGCTGTCACCTTGTGCTCCAACAACCTGTGGGGAGGTAGGTCAGAGCCGCGTAcgcagtaagtgctcaataagtggcACTTTATTCTTCTCATTGGCACCATCTGTCGGGTAAGGTAAGAGCTCCAGAAGGCCCATATATTATCTACTGCTGTGTAGAATCAGCCCCAAACTTAGGGGCTTATGACGGCATAAATATTTCTGATAGTTGCTGTGGGTTAGGAATTTGGGAGCAGCTTAGGTGGTTCTGGAGTCTCATGAGGTTGCCCTTGAAATGTTGGCCCGGGCTGTGGTCATAGGAAAGCTTGACggggctggaggatccacttccaagatggtTCACTTACATGTCTGGCAtggtggtgctggctgttggcaggaggcctcagcttCTCACCAGGTGGACCTCCCTGGGGTCGattgagtgtcctcatgacagCACCTGGCTTTTCCCAGACAGTGATCCAATAGAACCAGGTGGAAGCCTTTTAGGGCCAAGACTTGGAAGTCACATGCTGTCATGTCTACAAATCCTATGGTCACACATATCAACCCTACTCATTGACTACAGAAGGGCAGGGGCAAGACATTAGAAGCTGCCATgccaggtgtcatgcggggtctcagctcccgctccccacatagaacgcaggatatggtgaggccaaaaaggaacacccacgaagccatagataggggagtcataccactatagtctcgctggcggctgggttggacacacaggaagcaggagccacacaatctgcaacctgccgtccacttctctgccaaccaaccccttgctaactgcaatccgccgtgctaactgcaatccacgcttgccagccaccattcgCTTACTAGCCCTcatttttgctgctagcgtagccacggcagttatattagtggccaatggctcactggttacagctgacggacaactagccacagctgatggccatccagtcacagttgatggccatttaccacctgagccagcacttttccacatgaggccgagagcctggaaactgcactcctggctctgtccccacagaagccATGTTAAAAGCTGGTTACTCTAGCTGGTCAACTCTGCACAGGGATTAATTTATCTGGAGAGCTAACTCTAAGTGGAactttatataatgttatttccAAGAATGGGGCAGGGGGTGCAAAGTGGGTTTTGGACAATGTCAGGCCATTTTTGTTCATGATCCTGCCAATCTTCTGAGGCAGCAGAACTATTGACCCATTGACCCCTGCATGGGGCATTTCCTTCAAGGGGCTTGGGAGGGCATGCAGGCAACATAGATGTTCCCTTGCTAATAATTTGCTGTGCAGTTTTGGGGAGTGGgataggcagaattctaagatggtccCCAAGATTCCTGCCCCCCTGGTGTCTACAACCTGTACATTCCCTCCCCTCGGGTGTGGGCAGGATCTGTAAATATAATGGCTGTCACTTCCATGACTAGGTTCCATCAGAGAACAAAAGGTGACGGCCTTtagcagatgtaattaaggtcacAAACAAATTGATTTTTGATTTAGcaaaaagggagattatcctgggtgggCCAGACTCAATCAGTTGAAAGCCTGATCAACGTTAAAAGAGGGTCTGGAACCTTCCTGATAAGAATGATGATCTCTTGTTGACCCTGAAGAAGCAAGCTGCCACAGTTACAGAGAAATGAATTTTGCCAACAAAAGTGTGAGCTTAGAAGAGGACCCTGTGCCTCCAGGAGACggcagccctggctgacaccttgattacAGCCTTGGGAGACCCTGAGAAGAGCCAGCTAAGCTGTGCTGAGGCTCCTGACCCACggaaactgtgagacaataaacgTGTGTTGTTTTAACCTgctacatttgtggtaatttgttacgcaACATAGAAAACTAATACGGGAAGGTCACTTCCCTCCTCTGGACCATCAATTTCCCCATCTGGGAAATGATGAGAGATTGCTATTTGGATTATCTCTAAAAGTGCTTCTGGTGTAACAATAACAGCAACTAACCCATACAAGTGGTTACTATGGGCCAGGCCCTGTtgaaagtgctttacatatattattttattcctcaTGACATCTTATGTAACAGATACTATCATCCccatttacagaagaggaaactgaggcagaggttaagtgatttgaaCTTGCCAAGCTCACCTATTAGGACATACTGCTTTGACTCCAAGATAGCTGTTGTCTGAAAAGTCACCGTTAGATGTGCATTCCTTCATTTGAAGGTGACCCTTCCAAAACTACATACCAGTAATTAGTATGAGCAGAAGTGTATATTAGTATGAGCCCAGGACAAAACCATCCAAGGCCAGGACCCCCCCGCTCAGGGTGAGGTGTTAGTGGTGTACTTTCAGACCGTAGCCAAGTTCGGGGGGAGGATGTTTTGAATCAAATAGTGGCTTGGGGGTGAATTTGGCAGAATGGGCCCCACTTCAACACTTTATAACTATGAAGTGAGTCCATAAAGAACTTGGTCACAAGGCTGTGCCTTTTCCCAGAACTTCGCCTGCCCGGcccatcccccactcccacccttgcCCCCGGTGGCCTGCAGCCAGCATGTGTTCTTACCACTGCACCACTGAAAGCATTATTGTGCCACAACTGCCCCGCCTGCCTTTGTCTCTTGGAGTCTGGAACAGAGCCAAGCCTGACTGGGGGGCCTTCAGTGGTGAGTGTGGGCGGGGCTGATCTTTGCAAAACTTATTAGATGGTGTGTTATTGGTTTCATTCCCCTTTAAACCACTTCCTCTCTTCCTTGCCATCTTCACCGTCTATGACCAG
This region includes:
- the SDC4 gene encoding syndecan-4, translating into MAHACLLRLLLLLLVGSSAAFAESIRETEVIDPQDLLEGRYFSGALPDDEDVVGPGQEPDDFELSGSGDLDDSEDPRIFPEVIQPLEPLDNRIPERTGPGSWVPTEPKELEENEVIPKRLSPPLEGNEDMSNRVSMSSTAQASNIFERTEVLAALIVGGGVGILFAIFLVLLLVYRMKKKDEGSYDLGKKPIYKKAPTNEFYA